Part of the Vitis vinifera cultivar Pinot Noir 40024 chromosome 13, ASM3070453v1 genome is shown below.
GAGACAAGTGCCCGCTTTATAGTGTGGATGGAAAACCTGTTGACCCGGACATGGATTTGAAGGTGGAAGCCGATTTTAATCGCCTTTTGGATAAGGCAAGCAAGTTAAGACAGCTAATGGGGGAGGTTTCAGTGGATGTCTCACTTGGGGCAGCACTGGAGACTTTTAGACAGGTGTGTGGGGATGCTGTAAATGCTGAGGAGATAAACCTGTTTAATTGGCATCTTGCAAATTTGGAATATGCAAATGCAGGTTTGCTTTCAAAGCTTTCACTTGCATTCTGGGACCAAGATGATCCATATGATATGGGAGGGGACCATTGCTTCTTGCCTGGGGGGAATGGGAGGctagttcaggttttgtctgagAATGTGCCCATCCTTTATGAAAAAACTGTGCACACGATAAGGTATGGTAGTGATGGAGTACAGGTGATTGCTGGGAACCAGGTATTTGAGGGTGACATGGCACTATGTACAGTTCCACTTGGGGTTCTGAAGAGTGGATCTATCAAATTTATTCCAGAGTTGCCTCAAAGAAAGCTTGATGGGATCAAGAGGCTGGGATTTGGTTTATTAAATAAGGTTGCAATGCTTTTTCCTCATGTGTTCTGGGGCACAGATCTTGACACATTTGGTCATCTGTCTGATGATCCAAGTCGCCGGGGAGAGTTTTTCCTGTTCTACAGCTATGCAACTGTTGCTGGTGGTCCTCTCTTGATTGCTTTAGTAGCAGGAGAAGCTGCACATAAGTTTGAGAGCATGCCACCTACTGATGCTGTGACTTGGGTTATTCAAATTCTCAGGGGTATCCATATTTACTTCCTTTCATGTCCTTGTTTTAAATCCGTATTGTCAAGTGATATCCATATGGGAgagtttttaagaatttttgaAATCTAACATGGTAATTGAAATGTCTCAGTAAACACACATTATGTTATTCTTTGCACATAAATACATTATTTACAAGTTCTTTTCCTCTAGTGTTTCTAGTTTTTCCATTATTGACAACTTATATGTTAACTTCATTGTAAGTCTGAGATAGTGGCActttattttacttcttttgTGGATTGCCTTTTCACCTTCTTAAAATTTCCACGagtccttttcctttttaatatcatgttttttttttttatttaatgaattctATAGTCTGATTACTGCTAATACTAATAATTcctaaattttggaaattttcaatgAATTACATAACGATTCTTATGAGGCTTTCGGGTAAATTCACACAGGGATTTACGAACCACAAGGAATCAATGTTCCAGAGCCTATCCAAACCGTCTGTACTAGATGGGGTAGTGATCCTTTCAGCCTAGGTTCGTACTCAAATGTTGCTGTGGGGGCATCAGGAGATGACTATGACATCTTAGCGGAAAATGTGGGGGATGGAAGACTTTTCTTTGCAGGAGAGGCTACTACTAGGCGATACCCTGCAACTATGCATGGAGCCTTTCTTAGTGGGCTAAGAGAAGCTGCAAACATGGCTCACTATGCTAATGCTCGAGTCATACGGATAAAGATTGAAAGAAGCCCATCAAAGAATGCACATTCTTGTGCTTCCCTTCTGGCAGATTTATTCAGGGAGCCTGATTTAGAATTTGGGAGCTTTGCTGTTATTTTTGGGAAGAAAAATTCTGATCCCAAGTCAATGGTAATTTTAAGGGTGACATTTACTGGGCCACGAAAAGGTTCAAAACTGGACCAGAATCATTCAAATAAATTGCTTTTTCAGCAGCTTGAGTCACATTTTAATCATCAGCAGCAGCTTCATATTTACACTCTGTTGTCAAGACAACAAGCCCTTGAACTAAGAGAAGTGAGAGGAGGTGATGACATGAGGTTGAATTTCCTCTGTGAAAAGCTTGGAGTGAAACTAGTTGCAAGAAAAGGTTTGGGCCCTTCTGCCGATTCTGTTATTGCTTCAATAAAGGCAGAGAGGGGAAACCGCAAGCCAGCTTCAACATCTTTGGCTCTTAAATCAGGTGAGTGCTTGGAGCTTAGCTGaagtttttacctttttatttctGTTATGAGGTGGTTCTTGATGGAAATTGAGATaacattctttttgttttggaaaaggaatGAAGCCTAAAGCAGCCGGTTCGAAGCGAAAAGTTGTTAGGTATGAACTAAAGATTTCACTCTACTTCATCTGCTTTATCCATCTCATACATCTTTGTTAATTGATTCCAGGAAGGCTAAAGTTGTGAGCAATGTTGGTGGCTTGATGCCTCGCAATTCAAACATGCGTAATGGTAACAGCTCAATACCTCCTTCCAATTTGATTGTGCGCAATGGCAGTGGCTCAACGCCTCCTCCCAATTTAAACATGGGCAATGGCAGTGGCTTGGTGCCTCGTCCCAATTTAAATATGGGCAATGGCAGTGGCTTGGTGCCTTCTTCTAATTTAAACATGACCAGTGGCTTGTTGCCTCCTTCCAATTTAAGCATAGGCAATGGCAGTGGCTTCACTCCTGCCATTTTAAACATGGGCAACAATGGTAGTTCGGTTCCTCCTGATTTGAACATTGGCAATGGTGGTGGCTCAGAACTTCATCCCCATTTAGGCTTGGGAAATGGCAGTGGCGTTGTACCTCCTCCCAATATAAATGTGGCAGAGAGTAAGCTGATGGGACAAATGTAGGAGCACTTATCGAGGACCTTCTGACGCTTTTTGCTCATGTATGAACAGAGGAACGCATCATGCACCTTCTGACACTTTCTTCTCATGTATGAATGGAGGGTCTAAAATTTACTTTAATTGttctatttatttagttttgtaaatttgaattttacatATAATCAGATACTTCCATTTTGTTTTCTACTGCATTTGGGCTTGATGCTCTATGTTTCTTAAAGCATTTGAAATGAGTTTACCTTGTTGCATGTCTGGAGTATCAGTTCTAGttcaatatttcataaaatcaccTGGTTTGTATTGCcaatccaagaaaaagaaaatatggtttcaatttttttcattatcatttATGCCCATGGTGATTATTCCATTTCTTTGGTGCTTCTGTTCTAGAGGAATACGGAATACTACTAGAGTGGATCCATTTGTTGAAATGTTTAAAGGATATATGGAAAACTAAATAGAGTTGATCCATTTTGTTGAACAGTTtaaacttccttttttttttcttttctcttttactaTGTGAAATCACCTATTTTGATTTAACATCAACTTTTTGTTCATTTCTTTAGGGCATTAATCTCTGGACATGGTGAAGTAATGAGCAGACAGCCTCTTTCAGTTGAGAGGTGAGACATGATAAATGTCCTTGATCCTGAAAATGGCTCCttggagtttttatttttcttgttttacccTTCTTTCCAGTAAAATAATGCTGGTTGAGATAGTTATAGACTTGTTTTTGGTCAGTTTGATTTGTGGTTAAGGCATAGGAGGGTTCAGGTTCCTGTTAATCACCCAAGGAGTGAACTAGAGAGACTGTAATTTAGCATAGTTGCATATATGTGTGTAATCTATTTgttgtaaaagaaattttactTGCAGTCTTCTTGTgatataatttcttttcttagcagaaatctcttttctctggTCAccagttttatttatttggtagtAAGAAGTGGGATAAATGTTGTGGCTAGGTAGTTGCATGCTTTTCTACTTCTAGGATAAGACACTTTTCTCCTTCCATATCCTCCCTCGTTCTTTTTGCCTTTTCCCTTTCTCCTACTTTTCTTCTGCTCATACTCAAATGAGAAATTGCTATCAGAGTAGAAATCATATGATCTATGAACCTAGCAAAACAGAATTTGCTGATGTCATCATTCTTACAGATGCTAACATTAGCAGTCCAGGCTCACAAGCATATTTGTCTCTTTATCCTCTATCCATCTTTGAAATCTTGTTTTGATTGGAGATACGGTTTTCACACACTTTTCTTGGTCTCTGCAGAATGTGGGACAATGAATTCTTTTCCTATTTGGGACCATATTTGGGATTTGTATCACTTTGGATTGGATCAGAGAGTTGACAATTGATATGTTAACTTTTCCGTGGAGTTTTTGTTGaagagtgtgtgtgtgtgtgtgttttgagATTGACAAGAGCTCAAGGCTTAGGAATGGGTATGAACGGTTGAATTGAATTGCTGGATCCTATTTTTGTTGGAACAGCCACATTATTATTGCTATTTTCTAATAAAAGGCGGATGATTTGATGCTGTTGGAAATTATTTAGAGGCCCTTTATCATTCTGATTGTTTTTATGACTTGGTGGTCTCCTGGATAGTATCATTATTCTTTACTGGGTTTTGTCTTGTATTAAGTTAGCAATTCTTAGTAATTGTGTGTAAGGAAGAAATACATCTTGTTTGTCTCCAAAAATCAGAGCCCTACTTTGCATATTATTACCATGAAGTTGGATGGTGGTAACTACCTTGTACTTATATGAAGATGGGTTACATGACTGGAAAATCAAGGAGCCTGACactaaaaacttttatatttgcGATGCTTACAACTTGAATATCACTACTTGGTTGCTGCATACAATGTGACTCCTGATTTGTGATAAGTTTACTCGTTACTTTGGGATGTCTTAAGAGTTTGGATGTTGTATCTCAAGACTTTTCTAAGATGGATGGTATTAGACAGATTTTCAGTGAAAAATGATATTCATGAAGCCACTCAAATGATAGGCCTCATGCAGTCTGCATCAATATTTTGTGATAAAAGTGGGAAGAAGTTGACTATTATCTGAAACTGTAATGCATGGAAGGATCTGAAACAGTAACGCATGTTTAAGTTAGTTGACTATGTAAATAAGGAAGTTGTAATTTAGAGGCTTTGTAGGAGGATTTGTTGGAAGAATTTTAGGAGTTGGTCAATCAATTAGTTTTCATTTATTGTACAAGTGTGAAAGACGTATATGCAcacagacacacacacacacacactaatTTTTCAATGAGAGAATAAGAAGATTCCTTATTTTCCATTAGTGTCTTTGATTGCGTGATTAGGTTTTATCACTTCTTGCTTCTCTTCCTTGTTGGAGTTCTTTTTCTTAAACTCCATTATTTGCTGGATGGGCCACCCAAATCTGAGTATAGATGGGGCTAAGTTGCTTTGTACACCTCCAAAGCACACAAAAGTCCCCTTCAGTGCAAATACATGTAAGGATATCCAAAAAGGAAGCTAATTAAAGCTTTTAGGTTTGGTTGCCTTAGGTTTTTGGCTTCCCCCTGCTTTCTATAGTGTGAGCTTCACCATGGTTAATGCTTCTTAGATCAGATTTTTCACTCACTCTAAGGTGTGATGGCTATATCCGCTTAATCAATATCAAGATATATTCTAGCTGGCTTACGTCTAGTCCTTGGAAGAATCTTCTTTAAAATAGGAACTGTTCCTCTCAAGCTTGTGGATGCTTGCCTTGCCCAAATAGATAATATTTTGCTAGGGAGGGCTATGATGTTAGGTCCTAAACTTGAGATTACCCAGCCAGTAGAAAAGGGGTGGGCTTATGTCACTTGGGGTTTCATTTGCTGCATATCATATCAAGCTCCTTATTGGCACTTTCATacatggattttatttttagtgcTCCAAATGTTACTCAATGTAGCCCCATAAGAGCGCTGTGGTAGGCTATATTGCATGGATCAAGTTTTTTGGCACTACAGGTTAGGTGTTTGATTGTCACATGGTGCTTGAGGATCCCTATTAGTTAATTGTCTCAATGACTTTGGAGATTAGACTATTCTCTTTTCGTGCTTTAATAGGCCTCTTACATTCCTTTGTTTATTTTAGTaggcaaataaaaaatattttaatagaatAGAGCCTAACAAAGAGAGGTGCATCCAATGTACACTGATAGCATACAAAAGTCAAAAAGAAGACACAGAAGCTACTAAGCAAGATAACTAACAAAACGACCTATCTAGTCACAATATAGGCTATCTAAAAAAGTTCAACATTGCAGCAATCTCCATCCTCATTGCACCCCAAGATCACTCCAACAAGAATTTCAAAAAAGCCTCAAGTCTTTGATGTGTCATCTCTTTCTCATAGAATATAATTCAATTACGCTATTTCCAAATATACCAAAAGAAACATAAGAGAACCATGCATCAAAcc
Proteins encoded:
- the LOC100259817 gene encoding protein FLOWERING LOCUS D isoform X2 — protein: MDPSNQISEFSSFPPLPLDPLQYTIFVPHSNPNPNNNPHPSSNTNSNPISNPNPNPNPDPVPNSNHNPYPDHFLSLSIPRKRRRGRPRSAATFTPSQNQVFQIPHTSNGTINGNNYLAGASSSSTSFSKLSIENPTSSTAAVPDISDEIIVINKEATSEALIALSAGFPADSLTEEEIDAGVLSIIGGIEQVNYILIRNHILAKWRENVSSWVAKEMFLGSVPSHCHILLDSAYNFLVTHGYVNFGVAHAIKEKIPTEPSKQNVVVIGAGLAGLAAARQLMRFGYKVTVLEGRKRAGGRVYTKKMEGGNRTAAADLGGSVLTGTHGNPLGIVARQLGYHLHKVRDKCPLYSVDGKPVDPDMDLKVEADFNRLLDKASKLRQLMGEVSVDVSLGAALETFRQVCGDAVNAEEINLFNWHLANLEYANAGLLSKLSLAFWDQDDPYDMGGDHCFLPGGNGRLVQVLSENVPILYEKTVHTIRYGSDGVQVIAGNQVFEGDMALCTVPLGVLKSGSIKFIPELPQRKLDGIKRLGFGLLNKVAMLFPHVFWGTDLDTFGHLSDDPSRRGEFFLFYSYATVAGGPLLIALVAGEAAHKFESMPPTDAVTWVIQILRGIYEPQGINVPEPIQTVCTRWGSDPFSLGSYSNVAVGASGDDYDILAENVGDGRLFFAGEATTRRYPATMHGAFLSGLREAANMAHYANARVIRIKIERSPSKNAHSCASLLADLFREPDLEFGSFAVIFGKKNSDPKSMVILRVTFTGPRKGSKLDQNHSNKLLFQQLESHFNHQQQLHIYTLLSRQQALELREVRGGDDMRLNFLCEKLGVKLVARKGLGPSADSVIASIKAERGNRKPASTSLALKSGMKPKAAGSKRKVVRKAKVVSNVGGLMPRNSNMRNGNGSGFTPAILNMGNNGSSVPPDLNIGNGGGSELHPHLGLGNGSGVVPPPNINVAESKLMGQM
- the LOC100259817 gene encoding protein FLOWERING LOCUS D isoform X1; translation: MDPSNQISEFSSFPPLPLDPLQYTIFVPHSNPNPNNNPHPSSNTNSNPISNPNPNPNPDPVPNSNHNPYPDHFLSLSIPRKRRRGRPRSAATFTPSQNQVFQIPHTSNGTINGNNYLAGASSSSTSFSKLSIENPTSSTAAVPDISDEIIVINKEATSEALIALSAGFPADSLTEEEIDAGVLSIIGGIEQVNYILIRNHILAKWRENVSSWVAKEMFLGSVPSHCHILLDSAYNFLVTHGYVNFGVAHAIKEKIPTEPSKQNVVVIGAGLAGLAAARQLMRFGYKVTVLEGRKRAGGRVYTKKMEGGNRTAAADLGGSVLTGTHGNPLGIVARQLGYHLHKVRDKCPLYSVDGKPVDPDMDLKVEADFNRLLDKASKLRQLMGEVSVDVSLGAALETFRQVCGDAVNAEEINLFNWHLANLEYANAGLLSKLSLAFWDQDDPYDMGGDHCFLPGGNGRLVQVLSENVPILYEKTVHTIRYGSDGVQVIAGNQVFEGDMALCTVPLGVLKSGSIKFIPELPQRKLDGIKRLGFGLLNKVAMLFPHVFWGTDLDTFGHLSDDPSRRGEFFLFYSYATVAGGPLLIALVAGEAAHKFESMPPTDAVTWVIQILRGIYEPQGINVPEPIQTVCTRWGSDPFSLGSYSNVAVGASGDDYDILAENVGDGRLFFAGEATTRRYPATMHGAFLSGLREAANMAHYANARVIRIKIERSPSKNAHSCASLLADLFREPDLEFGSFAVIFGKKNSDPKSMVILRVTFTGPRKGSKLDQNHSNKLLFQQLESHFNHQQQLHIYTLLSRQQALELREVRGGDDMRLNFLCEKLGVKLVARKGLGPSADSVIASIKAERGNRKPASTSLALKSGMKPKAAGSKRKVVRKAKVVSNVGGLMPRNSNMRNGNSSIPPSNLIVRNGSGSTPPPNLNMGNGSGLVPRPNLNMGNGSGLVPSSNLNMTSGLLPPSNLSIGNGSGFTPAILNMGNNGSSVPPDLNIGNGGGSELHPHLGLGNGSGVVPPPNINVAESKLMGQM